A genomic segment from Streptosporangium roseum DSM 43021 encodes:
- a CDS encoding glycoside hydrolase family 38 C-terminal domain-containing protein, with the protein MTPDIVVVPHTHWDREWYLPFQRFRLGLVRMLDEVLDTMAADPGYRFTMDGQLAALEDYLEIRPERLPAVRRLVAEGRFAAGPWLILADEFLCSGETLIRNLEYGMRGAAELGGVMRVGYLPDQFGHCAQMPQILRQAGLEHACLWRGVPASVDRDAFAWIGADGTAVRTQYLPGGYGNAVALFSGPPQALADRLAAFTETLRPWHPAGPLLAMYGADHSAPAADITAAGLRIATLHDYVTAQDPSVTDLPAVHGELRSHARANILPGVISARIPAKQAMARAERVVTRYAEPLSALWLPGGTAAAKLLDMAWRRLIACSGHDSITGCGADETAQQVAARIAEAEQIGQAVVDMVSASLSDRASRDALVVVNPSPFPRTALVLADLPESRAALSAPDGGRVPSQRLELAPTLLDETVMDDLTQLLGRIHERELFGQEIVSWSADGDVFTIVVGRHATTGYDYADLRAAVLDGAAARPGPWRVRTCAEPVVTVAAHVTVAPFGRTVLTSVPAPAPAQVPDGPGWARPAEGTLDNGLLRVTVAPDGTLSLFADGAEAHGVGRVVDGGDAGDTYNHAPPRADTLVDTPGRVEVESVCTGPLVSVLEIRRDYAWPSAATPEGRSPVTENVTVTTRAELRAGEPYLRLEMSFDNRCRDHRVRWHAPLPSPAAESFSEGQLSIVRRGLTGEGGCGEEPLPTFPAEGFVTAGGLAVLLDQVTEYELTGGELALTLIRSVGLLSSNRNAYRDEPAGPQLPTPAAQCPGPVTTRLAVLPHPGTWHEAGLPRLAEEYRHALLAVPGSGRAAASPGAGGPGMSPEQAGASLAVEGTGVVLTALRERGDVLEIRVVAEHPTATEAVVRGPFGAARRADVLGVAGERLEVTGGVVRLPLRPFEIATLHLTRAG; encoded by the coding sequence GTGACGCCTGACATCGTGGTCGTCCCCCACACCCACTGGGACCGCGAGTGGTATCTGCCCTTCCAGCGGTTCCGGCTCGGCCTGGTCCGCATGCTCGACGAGGTCCTCGACACCATGGCCGCCGACCCCGGCTACCGCTTCACCATGGACGGCCAGCTCGCCGCCCTGGAGGACTACCTGGAGATCCGCCCGGAACGGCTCCCCGCCGTCAGACGGCTCGTCGCCGAGGGCCGCTTCGCCGCCGGGCCGTGGCTCATCCTCGCCGACGAGTTCCTCTGCTCAGGGGAGACCCTGATCCGCAACCTGGAGTACGGCATGCGCGGCGCCGCCGAACTCGGCGGCGTCATGCGGGTCGGATACCTGCCCGACCAGTTCGGCCACTGCGCCCAGATGCCGCAGATCCTGCGCCAGGCCGGCCTCGAACACGCCTGCCTGTGGCGCGGCGTGCCCGCCTCGGTCGACCGCGACGCCTTCGCCTGGATCGGCGCCGACGGCACCGCCGTCCGCACCCAGTACCTGCCCGGCGGGTACGGCAACGCCGTCGCGCTGTTCAGCGGTCCCCCGCAGGCCCTCGCCGACCGCCTCGCCGCCTTCACCGAGACGCTGCGCCCCTGGCACCCCGCCGGCCCCCTGCTCGCCATGTACGGCGCCGACCACAGCGCCCCCGCCGCCGACATCACCGCCGCCGGGCTGCGCATCGCCACCCTCCACGACTACGTCACCGCCCAGGACCCCTCCGTCACGGACCTGCCGGCCGTCCACGGCGAGCTGCGCTCCCACGCCCGCGCCAACATCCTGCCCGGCGTCATCTCCGCGCGCATACCCGCCAAGCAGGCCATGGCCCGCGCCGAGCGCGTCGTCACCCGCTACGCCGAGCCCCTGTCGGCACTCTGGCTGCCCGGCGGCACGGCCGCCGCGAAACTGCTCGACATGGCCTGGCGCCGCCTCATCGCCTGCAGCGGCCACGACTCCATCACCGGCTGCGGCGCCGACGAGACCGCCCAGCAGGTCGCCGCCCGCATCGCCGAGGCCGAGCAGATCGGCCAGGCCGTCGTCGACATGGTCAGCGCCTCCCTCTCCGACCGGGCCTCCCGCGACGCCCTCGTGGTCGTCAACCCCTCTCCCTTCCCGCGCACGGCCCTCGTCCTGGCCGACCTGCCCGAGAGCCGGGCCGCCCTGTCCGCCCCGGACGGCGGCCGGGTGCCGTCACAACGGCTGGAGCTGGCCCCCACCCTCCTCGACGAGACCGTCATGGACGACCTCACCCAGCTCCTCGGCCGGATCCACGAACGCGAGCTCTTCGGCCAGGAGATCGTCTCCTGGTCCGCCGACGGCGACGTCTTCACCATCGTCGTCGGCCGCCACGCCACCACCGGCTACGACTACGCCGACCTCCGCGCGGCGGTCCTGGACGGCGCCGCCGCCCGGCCCGGCCCCTGGCGGGTGCGCACCTGCGCCGAACCGGTCGTCACCGTCGCCGCCCACGTCACCGTCGCGCCGTTCGGCCGCACCGTCCTCACCTCCGTTCCCGCCCCGGCCCCGGCCCAGGTCCCGGACGGCCCCGGCTGGGCACGCCCCGCCGAGGGCACGCTCGACAACGGCCTGCTGCGCGTCACCGTCGCCCCCGACGGCACCCTGTCGCTGTTCGCGGACGGCGCCGAGGCCCACGGCGTGGGCCGCGTCGTCGACGGCGGCGACGCCGGCGACACCTACAACCATGCCCCGCCCCGCGCCGACACCCTCGTCGACACCCCCGGCCGGGTCGAGGTCGAGAGCGTCTGCACCGGGCCGCTGGTGTCGGTGCTGGAGATCCGCCGCGACTACGCCTGGCCGTCCGCCGCCACCCCGGAGGGCCGCTCGCCGGTCACCGAGAACGTCACCGTCACCACCAGGGCCGAGCTCCGCGCGGGCGAGCCCTACCTGCGCCTGGAGATGTCCTTCGACAACCGCTGCCGCGACCACCGGGTCCGCTGGCACGCGCCCCTCCCCTCCCCCGCGGCGGAGTCCTTCTCCGAAGGGCAGCTCTCGATCGTACGGCGCGGCCTGACCGGTGAGGGCGGCTGCGGCGAGGAGCCCCTGCCCACCTTCCCCGCCGAGGGCTTCGTCACCGCGGGCGGCCTGGCGGTCCTGCTGGATCAGGTGACCGAGTACGAGCTGACCGGCGGCGAGCTGGCGCTCACCCTGATCCGCTCGGTGGGCCTGCTGTCCAGCAACCGCAACGCCTACCGCGACGAACCCGCCGGACCCCAGCTGCCCACCCCCGCCGCCCAGTGCCCCGGACCGGTCACCACCCGCCTGGCCGTGCTGCCCCACCCGGGCACCTGGCACGAGGCGGGACTGCCGCGCCTGGCGGAGGAGTATCGGCACGCGCTGCTGGCCGTACCGGGGTCGGGCCGCGCCGCCGCCTCCCCGGGCGCCGGGGGGCCGGGCATGTCTCCGGAGCAGGCCGGCGCGTCCCTCGCCGTCGAGGGCACGGGCGTGGTGCTCACGGCGCTGCGCGAGCGAGGCGACGTGCTGGAGATCCGCGTCGTGGCCGAGCACCCCACGGCCACCGAGGCCGTCGTCCGCGGGCCGTTCGGTGCCGCCCGCCGCGCCGACGTGCTCGGCGTGGCGGGCGAGCGGCTGGAGGTCACCGGCGGTGTCGTACGGCTACCGCTGCGTCCCTTCGAGATCGCGACCCTTCACCTGACGAGAGCGGGCTGA